GATAGTAAGTAATATTCTACAGCTTATGTTTGATCAATCCGTAGACAGTGACGATTGCCATTATCAGGGAATGATCTACGTGAGGCTCCACAACCAAAGTTAGCACATCTTCTCCCAGCGTCATCCCCGAAGATAATTGTTTTTGCTTCACCTGCATGCATTAACCCATCAATCTGAAGAATTTAGACCTTAAACCTGCCTTTGCAATAAGGAAAAGCTAAAATCAATATGATGAAACAGAATACTAACCTCTGCAATAACATTTCCATCAATGCCTACGATTCTAAATGCTGTTTTGCTAGCCAATTTCTCTACCCAATATTTCTCAAATCCTACAGTAACTTGACAGGCAAAACTTCCCATACAGATAAATCTGCAACATTTCTTCACTTGAAACCATGGCTTCTCCTTGTTGGCATAACTAGAATTCCATCGATAACCATACCAACATCCAAAACAATGTAACCTCTGCATGGatatcgataaaaaaaaaaaaaaaaaaaaaaaaaacccatttataattaatatgatcacaAAATTGCatcaaaccaatattaatcacAAACAATTACAAGATTTAATACCTTTCTTCGTATTGTAACAAGAACTCTGCCTCGAAGATCCATGAGATAGACCTTGTTCCTGCACTTCTTGTCATAGTTGTCAACGCGATAAACAATGTCTCCATCGGAATCGAAGACTGTGCAACCATTAGTTTGGCACAGAAGTGATTTCATCCATATAGTGTATGTTTGCCTTTCAAAAGACACGAAAGGGTCTAACGTCGGTCTTTGACACTGAGGAAAAACCTTTGCCATTAATGTCAGGAAAGaaactttgtttttgaaaatggaGATGAATATCTGCATTCTGCAGGGCTAACTTATGTTCCAAACGCATCTTGGAGTGCCATGGTTcgattgattattatttaagtGGATTATACCGTGTGAGACAGTTGTGAAGTCAACTATAATTATGCTTTTGCCTttgtagaaattaaaaattatttcttgaagTGGATACATTTTCACCGATGTAATTGATCAAGTGGATGACTTATCAGCAACTTAACCCTAATTAACATAAGACTCTGACAAGAAGACATAACTAAAGCACTTGCCGGTAAAGACGGTGTTCGAGATTTATgtagaaattgtttttaattttttttaatttaatattaatatcagcattttaaaataatttaaaataaaaaaaattattttaaaataaaaaaaattattattatttaaaaaaaaaaaacagctagaCCATACTCACATAATCTCCCAAAGATAACATTCGAACTTGCATTTCCctattttttcttgtgaagAGTAATATGCTGATATATAAGTTTTGTttcactatttatttttgtttgtgctattaataataataataaaaaataagtaaatttagGAAACAATAGTgcaatcatattatttattaattaccaCTAGAAAACATacaataaaatgttttaattaagaTAAGAGTATAATTATCATTACGGTATCtcaatttacaataaaatatatgattggATCAGAGTTTGATTCTCGGGCGTGAGGACCAAATCTTAATTATTAGGGCTAAGTAGGCGAGtattatctttataaatcttattgaaccaattaaaaaagaaaatatttttgtaaaaatctGCACTCTTCCTGCTGGGTTTCATGAAAAATACTAAAGAAAGAACAGTATAATAAGGGGAAATGCATGGAGACAAAAGTGAAGGTAGCTTACTTGAATATTCTACACTGACATGAATGTGCTGTGTCCAGACAAGTTGAAGATCATTATTTATacagaaaaacaagaacaaaaacctGTCATCGCACGCTGGTGATTTCCCGAGCTCCTACTAGACGTCTAATCCTATCCCTCtgctgtttttaaaataaaataataatcatggaCCAAAAAGGCAAAAGTACTAGAGAAGGGGTTTGAGTCATCATCGACTTCAATAGCCCGGCACTGAAGAAAAGGTCCACTCAAACTCTTACTTAAATCTTGATATTGTATTCATTTGCagacaaaaattaaaagtacaAAATATTGACATGATGCAATCAAAACTAAAGATGTTGTCATTGTCTCGATTTTGCTTCATAATTAAATAGAGGAGCAGCTAGCAACTTTATCTTGtacaacaatattatttttaaaaaaaaaaaagtgattgggatgtttttaaaatatttttgactcaaatatattaaaataatatttatttttaattttaaaaaattatttttgatattaatatattaaaataatttaaaattatcaaaaaaaatattaatttgaataaaaaaaattaaaacatctttaagttgaaaaatattaatttgagaatttatccttcactaattaattagttgaaaacatctatatataaaagcagCGAATAGAAATTAAGGTTGTAATCATGTTTTTCTGGAATGAAATTAAGTTCAATTCAGATAGttgactttttaaaatataatttaaattctccaaaacttaattaaacaattttatgAAACACACCACAAGTACAAAATCATGATTCACAAGCTAGCTCATGCATAGTGTTAGGAAcctcttttaagttttaatactcaggtaatagttattttttttctttataaatatattaaaataatattttttattttttaaaatttatttttaacataagtatattaaaatatctaaaaatataaaaaaaaattcaaacaaaaattaattaaaaaatatcaaatctttttaaaattgcttttaaaacaaattatatggttttcttattaaaaacaattatggagTGGTGGTTAATTATCCGAGCCAACGGGCTCGGTCTCCCATGAATGGTATGTCCTATCCATCATGAGTTCTTATtacataaaaagttatttatatgATTACGTCACGAATATCTTATTTCTTTCGGAAtgcatttaataaatttattagaagGAAGAGGAAGTAAATTATGCAtagatattataataaataaaataagagttaTATGGAGCATTACTTAAAAGTGTCGGCTGAGATTATCTTTTCATTATAAACCTGACGTAATAGCATAGATCACTAATGGCGGTTGTTGTAGAGCTCTCTTTTACAGGCCATGCTAAATAAACAGATTAACTCATTAttaagagagtttttttttttcaaaatagtacagtaaaaaaaaaaactagcactgtaaaaagagaattttaaaaataatacaatgctGGAAGTTGCAACTAGCCTGATTTTTTTCCACTCCCACTGTTAGAAGTTCTTAATTTGTTGGTTTTGTCAGAGATTGCAagaagaggtttttttttttgaattaccATAGTAGccagattattatttttttgaagaataacacaaataaagatttaaatgtaaaaatagcATAGTTTATAAAGTTGcgcatatgtttttttttttaatttataaaaaaatcatttaaaattgtGTAAGTGGTACATGCACAACCTTTAAATTGGGAGGCtgaagccttttttttttcttttttttttttccctgtaaccttttatttcttcttcagcTATCTTTTGTTAGGCTCTCATGCTGACTTGTCGAGCCCTTGCTGTGAGCTTAGCCATAAAGataatgtttgaaaaaaatagtacaTTGTCTGCCATCAAAATGACATATATGcttaatataaaaggaaaatcaagaaaacaagtGGAAAAATACAACGTGACATTGGCATCCATACACTACTTTAGCTTAATCCAATTGCTTCAACTTAATCCAATGCATGATCACAGACAGAGGTTCaattaattatgattgttgttCAACATAAAATATGATCTGTGCTTGGATGACATTAGGTAGAaatgagaagagagaaaataaaatatatcttcatttaggattttttttttatatttgtatttttttaaaatgaactcGTGAAGTAATTAATAGAAAAttactagttatttttttaacactacAAAATTTCTCCATAATTTTACTTCTATAATCCTCACCAAAGTCTGACCATCATgtccatgtttttctttttttatatttagggtTTGTTTAGGAGTATAataggttttgtttttcaaaatgttttttacttgtaaatacatctaaataatatttgtttatttttaaaaatttatctttaatattaacacattaaaaacacGGTTGAAACACAATTAGCTTTAATATGTTCAAATGTGTTGGTTTAAACTCATGCTCAATTAGTGCATCTTTACTTAACATCCTGCTACTTCATTTCTCGGTTGTTTTTTGGGATTGCAAAAAATTGAGgacttgatgtatttttttttagagcttAAAAgctgtaaaaaaattatctcaatttaatagtttaaattgttagattatatcttaatatataatttatactattctttaacacaccttctcaaatgaaagttttttaggtttaaaatttaCATAGATTCACACTATCTTATactttaatatcatattaaaaaatcattttaattaatccaaaaacttaaactattaaataaaattttttaaaatataatttatattattttctatcatAATTATTCTCGTAACCCAATCATTCCAGCTTTTTGGACCAGGTTACCTTTATGCTTTAGCCTTTTTAAACTCAATTGTTGTAAACATGGTGACCTTAACTTTTGTCTTTAGCTCATTACATAGTTTAGTAGATGTGTGCCCTACACCTAAAGACCTTTTTATATGcatcttcttcctcctttttttccACAAACAACCATTTTAGAATCATCTAAAAAGAACCCTTTTTGTTTGCGcgaaaacaaaagaataaaaatatctttgccCAAGTAAGATAAACAGTTTGAAACAAATTCCATCAATGGATTCTTAGCAGCCCACAACACCACCAGTAGTTCTTTACTTCTGTCGTTTTGTTGCCAAATTGGATGCTCAGCGCAGCTTCATGGATGCGATGTGAAGATccttttcaaaaatattgaaACCAAACGTGGAATGTGATTTTGGAAGCTACATCCTCCACCTAGATGTACATTttccacttgttttttttttttttttctttttgctcccttttactgttttttagttataataataacttcTTCATGTTCTCATTGGTTGGGCGGCCATTTCATACACAACAATGACGTCATCGATCTTTCAAAACTATTATATCCATCTATAACGATATCTATGTaacatctttttattatattttctcttatataaCATGTGGCATTATCTACAAGgcgattttttaaatttctctcatatgatatttgatattgttttatatttaaaaaaatatttcatacaaGGAGGATTAAAGTATAATCTCATCCATATCTTATCAGCAGGATAatcttattataattttatcattatctttattttttaatttatcttactAGTATATACAAATGAAAAATCTTTTCTATCTCAACACAAATTATCCATTTGTGTAATTCTAATTATGATAATACAAAGcagtgagcaaaaaaaaaacaattctggcAGTTTGGGTCAAGGCCCAAACAGCTACACTAGCGTAGCCCATCTAGAATTTTCCTTCTCCTCCCACCTCTTACACTTCACGGGTACGTATCCAATATGCCcacattgaatattttttttagacttcTAATGAGTCAGAACGCAATTTCGTGTACTTTCCACGAACAcaaatttttcttagtttttacTGAAAATTTTCATGTAAGCACAATTTTTTATGCAGGTTGGCATCacatttataattaatagttacagtgcaatatatataatattgtatGTAAATTAAGTGCCTTATTTCTCAATTAATGGTTATTTCTAGTTAATATATCAATGGCATTCACTAACCTCATCACCAATAAGAATTTAAGACATTATAACACATGGCGGAGACCAATATTTTCACTAATCAATTGTTGTATAATTATCCACGTATTGATGCAAGCTGACGTAACTAAGATCtacaaatatatttgataaaccAGACAAGTTTTCAAGTTCTAAGCTCAACATCTCTCATTATACAATAAtacactttatatatattttttctctcgcATATACTTACCAACTTAAGAATTATAGTCTCTTATCCCAGAACTTGTTTTTTAGATAAACTTTAAAGCATTGATCAAGCCCAATAActcataaaaaatctattttttttgtgttaagtttttttatcacTTCATCACAAAatatgatacaaaaaaaaaaatcatgataatccaaagaatattttattttcatatccaACACACCTAATGataacaaatgaataaaaactgtataattttattttttttacattttgggGAGGAAAAAATAGGCtttgttattttgataaaaaaaaattaaatattaattattaataatatattgcaTTATGTTATTTACCAATGTTAGTTATTAACTAAATTAcatacaattaaaattttaattaaagatgtTTAAATTGGTTAGAATTATTAGTGAGAAACAATTGCCTAAACATGaccattctaaaaaaaaaaaaactttctaaaaaaatttacacgTTCCAaagattatttcttaaaattctttGATGATTAGCCAACAAAAATACATTTCTATTTTACTCAATTTCCCATCTTCatttaagaaaaaggaaagtaCTCTGTGATGGAAAAAGATGGCTTGCTGTCGTTTCATGCCCAAACGGCAAGGAATTCTCTTAGGCATGCCGTTTGGGAAGGGCCCAAATGCAAGGAATTCCTTAACCTGGCATCTGAGCCTCGCCGGAATGGTCTTCCGTTTGGGACAAGACCAAACAACATCATAGGACAGCCTGTCCTTTAGACCTTTAACAAACAAACTAGGTATTGTCCTATCCATCCTGGGATCGAAATCCTGACGTTGTATGGATCTCTAGAAAGCTCCATGACTGGTATAAACCACAATCGCAGAATCATGATCTTTAAAAAAGTCAGTACGACGTTGCACTTTTCTATGTTTACATGGGAATTGTCAAGTATaatatctacttttctttcAATTAGCTATCCTCCGCCAGCTTTATCTTGgatgtctattttttttcaccGATCATTAGCAAGCACCAACTTTTTCCACcaataatataacaagataCAACaactaacaatttatttttgtaagttACCTGCgaggaaaaataattattctttattattattttactttctaCAAGATAAATTCATGTAATCAAGgtatataaatacatcaaattatcaaataaacacATAACTCCAGATAAGAACACAAGTTCATTCaataattgttataattatgagatttctaTTACATTAAAAGATTGTTCCTAGTCAATACTCTATTAAGGttgaatattaattagagtttttaagACTGGTGCATATTATATCATTTACTTTATGAAATAAAGTAATTGCTCTTATAAGCTAAGGTGTGAGGAatacctagaactaatatgCAAATACTTGTTAGATAACATATACAATGATTTAACCCATAACAGAATTTCATATGAAGAGATCAATCATGTTTATGAAAAGGCTTATGTGAAAGTTGTATAAGTGATCCTTAAACTTAAAATCactaaattatcttatataaaaaatgttgtgttttaattcTGACCACATATTGCTCTAATTAAGAGTAATAAACAGGTAGATATTgattataacataaattatattaaagtatttgagtaatcaataGATAATTCATCACCATaagtaaattagaaaaattattttatttgttctcaaataatattgattgtaaaATTCTTGGCTAATATGGAATGagttttgaaaagaatttcaaactCTTATTTGAATAATCAATAACTATAATGTGAGAACTAACATGATTTGATAATGTTTTGATGCAATATAAATCTtctaattataacaattttataattttcttcgcAAAgcattttttgttataataactttatctttactatagatttattaataaaaatatttaataaatattaaaaataaatatatttttattaaaaaataaatatatttacattaataaagTTAATATCATGTATAACTAactaattaattacaaaatatatatactaacaaCACAATAGGCTCATGAAACTTCAACTCAATTCAATAATCCTATTACTTGTTTTCATTAAAAAGCTTGTTGGACTCGTACATTCTTCAATTTGGGCTTGAACTTTTAAATTATTGGTGGATTTAGCCTCTCAAACACTGAATGGATTAATAATCAAAGCTGTAACCAGAGTGTCCAAGCTATTTCCGATGGATCCATAAAGATTTAAGAGCATGGAAGAACACAGGAAATGAGGAGGGACATGGTGGAGAGAGCCAAAACAAGAGCACATTTCCGTCTAATATAATTGTCAAGGGGAAAGCATACACTGATGAGAAGTAAGAAAAGTCTATACAAACAAGAAACGCATTCACTATAGGGGCATTTTGCAACTTCCAGACTTGGAGCTGATTCATACTAGTTAATAAGAATAGGCAACCTAGAAATTTCTCAGATGAATTAATTGTTTGATGTTGCTTGATGAAGATATGAGAAAAGATTACCTAGGCTTAACGCAGTTTAATTTAAACTTCATGTCGGGTTAGTGAATAGTGAGGAATTGATGATaaccatttattattattgggtCCTCTATAGCATAGCAAATCGACATCAATCCAACCATTTGAAATGTAATggcatcatatatatatatatatatatatatatatatatatatatatatatatatatatatatatataaaggaatgatGATTTGGCAACTAAATATGAACAAGAGTGACAGtgaactttttatttgttatttagttGTGAAATTTTGATGATCAATATGAATAAAGATGTAGTTTACAAAaggttaattgtttttcttttaaaacaataaaaaaaaaacttgtagatttttatttatccaaTGTTTTATagtaaaattgaattcaattatacttAAAAACTAGTGGATTTTTTACCATTTCTACCatgaaataaaacattaaaacataaatggatctttaaaaaaaaaagttgattaaaGAATAGGCAAATACAAATTAAGATTTGTTGTTAAATATTCaaacaacaagaaaatataaattattttgaaatatatttatttgtatgaaaaataattttcattccAACATTAATAGTCATTGTAGCTATTAATAAGCTTCAAttacatcaaataaatataagaacatTTTTCTTCAATGATGACCCTAACTATAAGGTTATTAAttgactagaaaataaaatttgtaaattTGTTAAGTTATTATATGGTTTGAAATAAACATCTAGATAATatcataagaaattttaaaaaattatgttatcaaatgaatttaaaattaatacccATGGGTCCTAGCGGAGTGGTTAGACGCACTCTCATCGCTTACGAGGTCTAGGGTTCGACCCCTCTCTTTGTCTGCAGCCGGCCGCTTGGGGAGCACTTGCCACCCGGTACGAAAGGGAATTAGTTTGGGCCAACGCTCAGGAACCCTTggttataccaaaaaaataaatttaaaattaataaatatatttagactAAAAGCACAGTATTATTGAATGTCTCTACGTGAACCACATGTTAATTTGAGGCAGCAAGTAATTATCATCGGTCTCTATTTAAGGTGACCACTCATTTCATCATGTACATAACAATTTCCTTCACAAACAGCCACCGctataattatagttttatacATGTTGGATTTAACGGGCCCAAGCAATTGGAAAAATAGCAAGTGATTTCATTCAAGAAGAGCTACAAATGGGCTCCGCGTATGAATACATGTTTCTTCTCCCGGACGAGCATGCTGAGCTTCTGAAATTTAAGCCACAAGTTCCCGTCGACGGAGCTGCTGGGATGTGCTCTGAGATTCTGGCACCGTCCACGCCACCTCCTTTCAAACCTGGTGTTGATTTTGTTCATCATTACAAGAAACCAGAGGTCTAAATGATTTCAACCCGGTGATCTTGGATCTCCTGAACCTATGAGGTTGAGAAACATGATGAATTCACACCACTTGCtctttaggcttttttttttgcttttggacCCTCTTTAAGATTGTCACCAAGATCATTAAATTAGCCGACAGCTGTAGGATTTGGGACCAGTACAGGCAACGTCGGTGGCTGCTCATTTCACTGTCAATGAA
This genomic interval from Populus alba chromosome 1, ASM523922v2, whole genome shotgun sequence contains the following:
- the LOC118033672 gene encoding protein LURP-one-related 4; amino-acid sequence: MAKVFPQCQRPTLDPFVSFERQTYTIWMKSLLCQTNGCTVFDSDGDIVYRVDNYDKKCRNKVYLMDLRGRVLVTIRRKRLHCFGCWYGYRWNSSYANKEKPWFQVKKCCRFICMGSFACQVTVGFEKYWVEKLASKTAFRIVGIDGNVIAEVKQKQLSSGMTLGEDVLTLVVEPHVDHSLIMAIVTVYGLIKHKL